The following proteins are co-located in the Spirosoma montaniterrae genome:
- a CDS encoding class I SAM-dependent methyltransferase, protein MSATWLDFWQNKNEFDDSMTTNYAYFLDRVEQYIPLSKTMRVLDIGSGPGNLEDAWYNRVGEIHGLDISTRYNEIARAKHAQHSNVFFHDISADDYLDFSPVAGRQFDAIIVMSVVQYYRNAAEVEQLLANIKSLAAPGAKALVCDLIVEEGVLGDVLSILGRSLRQGKLLSMLRLLVRLRFSDYYKIRQQNGFLIVPERDWLAMCKRLNMNARFVPEPLTLQQERKNLLIEF, encoded by the coding sequence ATGTCTGCAACCTGGCTGGATTTCTGGCAAAACAAGAACGAGTTCGACGACTCGATGACGACCAATTACGCTTATTTCCTGGATAGGGTCGAACAGTATATTCCGTTGTCGAAAACGATGCGTGTACTCGACATTGGCTCGGGGCCGGGTAATCTCGAAGACGCCTGGTATAATCGGGTGGGCGAAATTCACGGTCTGGACATTTCGACGCGATACAACGAAATTGCCCGCGCTAAACACGCGCAACACTCAAACGTGTTTTTCCACGATATTTCGGCAGATGATTATTTGGATTTCAGCCCCGTGGCCGGGCGGCAGTTTGATGCTATTATCGTGATGAGCGTGGTGCAGTATTATCGCAATGCCGCTGAAGTTGAGCAACTGCTGGCAAACATAAAATCGTTGGCCGCGCCGGGTGCCAAAGCTCTTGTCTGTGACCTGATTGTGGAAGAAGGCGTACTGGGCGACGTGCTAAGTATTCTGGGGCGGTCGCTGCGGCAGGGCAAACTACTGTCGATGCTGCGGCTGCTGGTGCGGCTTCGTTTTTCGGACTACTATAAAATTCGACAGCAGAACGGCTTTCTTATCGTTCCCGAACGCGACTGGCTGGCAATGTGCAAACGCCTGAATATGAACGCCCGGTTTGTGCCTGAGCCGCTGACATTGCAGCAGGAGCGTAAAAACCTGCTGATTGAGTTTTGA
- a CDS encoding fasciclin domain-containing protein — protein sequence MLTNISALTRRKVSLLAVVAATLSLTLSGCWDEENPTIPPPQNIAQVVTSGQQFTLLEAAITRANLGSTLSGTGPFTVFAPTDDAFRRAGLGDIAAINAANVATLTSILLYHVASGSIPASAIAAGQTAVPTSVSGSAPIYVTKASSGSVSVNNARVVTADVQATNGVIHVIDRVLLPPAGNILALASNDPQLSLLAAAAVRGGAAVTGALGGTTPLTVFAPTNDAFVAAGFRDVAAINAANIATLTAILTNHVVANARVFSPTLASGPITTFGGGSLTVATGSGEDVTILSRGNGANASRVLSNGVISGNTLVQNRDINATNGVIHKIDRVLLP from the coding sequence ATGCTAACCAACATCTCCGCGCTGACTCGGCGCAAAGTGTCTCTGCTGGCTGTTGTTGCGGCAACGCTCTCACTGACTCTTTCCGGCTGCTGGGACGAGGAAAATCCAACTATTCCGCCCCCACAAAACATTGCACAGGTTGTTACGTCGGGTCAGCAGTTCACTCTTCTCGAAGCCGCCATTACGCGGGCCAACTTAGGCAGCACATTATCGGGTACAGGGCCGTTCACGGTCTTTGCGCCAACCGACGATGCCTTTCGGCGGGCCGGTTTGGGTGATATAGCAGCCATTAACGCGGCTAATGTAGCTACGCTGACCAGTATTCTGCTCTATCACGTAGCGAGTGGCTCGATTCCGGCCTCGGCTATTGCGGCTGGTCAAACGGCGGTACCTACATCGGTGTCGGGCAGTGCGCCGATTTATGTCACTAAAGCCAGTTCGGGTTCGGTGTCGGTCAATAACGCCCGCGTTGTTACGGCTGACGTACAGGCTACAAACGGCGTCATTCACGTCATTGACCGCGTATTGCTGCCACCGGCAGGGAACATTTTGGCGTTAGCTTCTAACGATCCGCAACTGTCACTTTTAGCAGCAGCGGCTGTGCGGGGTGGGGCTGCCGTAACGGGTGCGCTGGGCGGCACAACGCCACTAACGGTTTTTGCCCCAACAAATGACGCTTTTGTTGCCGCTGGTTTCCGCGACGTGGCAGCCATCAACGCGGCTAACATAGCTACGCTGACGGCTATTCTAACAAATCACGTTGTGGCTAATGCCCGCGTTTTCTCGCCCACGCTGGCGAGCGGCCCCATTACTACGTTCGGTGGTGGTTCGCTCACGGTAGCAACGGGTAGTGGCGAGGACGTTACCATACTTAGCCGAGGAAACGGTGCTAATGCATCGCGTGTGCTGTCAAATGGCGTCATTTCGGGAAATACGCTGGTGCAAAATCGGGATATCAACGCCACCAACGGGGTAATTCACAAAATCGACCGGGTGTTGTTACCATAA
- a CDS encoding acyl-CoA thioesterase has product MPQPKFARESMTVMTEMVLPNDTNTLNNLMGGRLLHFMDIAAAIAAQKHSNRIVVTASVDNVSFAEPIRLGNIVTMKAQVTRAFSSSMEVFIEVWAEDIPAGVRVSTNSAFYTFVAVDQSGRPIEVPAVVPETDEEKARYDSALRRRQLRLVLAGRMKAQDATELKSFLNQD; this is encoded by the coding sequence ATGCCTCAACCAAAATTTGCCCGCGAGTCAATGACGGTGATGACCGAAATGGTCTTGCCCAATGATACCAATACGCTCAACAATCTGATGGGCGGGCGACTGCTGCACTTCATGGACATTGCGGCTGCCATTGCCGCCCAGAAACACTCGAACCGGATCGTGGTCACGGCTTCGGTCGATAACGTATCGTTTGCCGAACCGATCCGACTCGGCAACATCGTGACAATGAAAGCGCAGGTAACGCGGGCGTTCAGTTCGTCGATGGAAGTATTCATCGAAGTCTGGGCCGAAGACATCCCGGCTGGCGTTCGGGTCAGCACCAACAGCGCGTTCTACACGTTTGTGGCCGTTGATCAGAGCGGCAGGCCCATCGAAGTCCCCGCCGTTGTGCCCGAAACCGATGAAGAGAAAGCCCGCTACGACAGTGCGTTGCGCCGTCGGCAGCTTCGGCTCGTGCTGGCCGGGCGCATGAAAGCGCAGGACGCTACGGAGCTTAAAAGTTTTCTGAACCAGGATTAG
- a CDS encoding sterol desaturase family protein has protein sequence MERIVNYFEHIPSSHRSLILVGGITVFWLIESAVPLIRFSYRKWHHAGINIFFTLTTIVVNFALAFILLRTSDWAVQNNVGLLQWLERSDARLPLWAEAIIGLLFLDLVGAWLPHFVEHKVKFLWRFHLIHHTDAYVDTTTANRHHPGESVIRFAFTTVGVLLTGAPMWLVFMYQAISVALSQFNHANIELPRWADRVLSWFIVTPNMHHVHHHYVLPVTNTNYGNIFPYWDRLFGTYHEMPGKDLIYGIDTHPEPREHSHIGSLLKIPFQKYREPVGEKRPEPETA, from the coding sequence ATGGAGCGTATCGTCAATTACTTTGAACATATCCCGTCGTCGCACCGCAGTTTGATTCTGGTGGGCGGCATTACGGTATTCTGGCTGATTGAAAGTGCCGTGCCGCTGATTCGGTTTAGTTACCGAAAATGGCACCATGCAGGCATCAATATTTTCTTTACGCTCACAACCATCGTGGTCAATTTTGCGCTGGCGTTTATCCTGCTGCGAACCAGCGACTGGGCCGTGCAGAATAACGTCGGACTCTTGCAGTGGCTTGAACGGTCCGACGCTCGGTTGCCGCTTTGGGCCGAAGCCATTATAGGGCTGCTGTTTCTCGATCTGGTGGGCGCGTGGTTGCCGCATTTCGTTGAACACAAAGTGAAGTTTCTGTGGCGTTTTCACTTGATTCACCATACCGACGCTTACGTAGACACTACTACCGCCAACCGGCACCACCCCGGCGAAAGCGTGATTCGGTTCGCGTTCACTACTGTAGGCGTGCTATTGACGGGCGCACCGATGTGGCTGGTTTTCATGTATCAGGCCATTTCAGTGGCTTTATCGCAGTTCAACCACGCCAACATCGAACTGCCCCGCTGGGCCGACCGGGTGTTAAGCTGGTTTATCGTAACGCCCAACATGCACCACGTACATCACCACTACGTGTTGCCTGTTACGAACACCAACTATGGCAATATTTTTCCGTACTGGGACCGGCTCTTTGGCACCTATCACGAAATGCCCGGCAAAGACCTGATCTACGGCATCGACACCCACCCCGAACCACGCGAACATTCGCACATCGGCAGTCTGCTGAAAATACCGTTCCAGAAATACCGCGAACCCGTTGGCGAAAAACGCCCCGAACCTGAAACCGCGTGA
- a CDS encoding serine hydrolase domain-containing protein, which yields MKVFVLTGLMAGFFCGATAQVAPVLYQKNGRLAPTSPLREASAETVGMSTERLQRVDAVVNDYIATGKQAGVAVLIARNGRIVYHKGYGKDDVEAKTPLKRDAIFRIASQTKAITSIGAMILFEEGKFLLDDPVSKYLPAFKNPKVLDKFNDKDTTFTTVPARREITIRQLLTHTSGIGYPVIGSKEMNAIYAKYRIPSGIGTPDRKLDEAMTALAALPLAHQPGERWTYGLNDDLLGRLIEIWSGQSFDVFLRTRLFEPLGMNDTYFYLPASKHSRLTTLYTEDTTRTLRRQPAQGGLSPDFPKQSGSYFSGGAGLSSTLLDYAVFLQMLLNGGEYNGRRILSPTTVRLITTNQIGDLYQGQNKFGLGFGLTTERGSARLPVSEGSFDWGGIFGTTYWVDPKEGIVALIYTQKFPNSYGDLSDKFKVLVYQAITNQNQD from the coding sequence ATGAAAGTATTTGTTCTGACCGGCCTGATGGCCGGTTTTTTTTGTGGCGCAACCGCGCAGGTAGCCCCTGTTTTATACCAGAAAAATGGACGCTTAGCCCCAACATCGCCCTTGCGCGAAGCCTCTGCCGAAACCGTTGGCATGAGCACCGAACGGCTGCAACGCGTCGATGCTGTTGTGAACGACTACATCGCCACGGGTAAACAGGCCGGTGTGGCCGTGCTGATTGCCCGTAATGGCCGAATTGTTTACCACAAAGGCTACGGCAAAGACGACGTTGAGGCCAAAACGCCCCTCAAACGCGACGCCATCTTCCGCATTGCCTCGCAAACCAAAGCCATTACCAGCATTGGAGCCATGATATTGTTTGAAGAAGGCAAATTTCTGCTCGATGACCCCGTCTCGAAATACCTGCCCGCTTTCAAAAACCCGAAAGTACTCGATAAATTCAACGACAAAGACACCACGTTCACAACTGTTCCGGCCCGGCGCGAGATTACGATTCGGCAACTGCTCACGCATACGTCGGGCATTGGCTACCCGGTAATTGGCTCGAAAGAAATGAACGCCATTTACGCCAAGTACCGCATTCCAAGCGGCATTGGCACGCCCGACCGCAAACTCGACGAAGCCATGACCGCGCTGGCCGCACTGCCACTGGCCCACCAGCCCGGCGAACGCTGGACCTACGGCCTGAACGACGACCTGCTGGGCCGATTGATTGAAATCTGGTCGGGGCAGTCGTTCGATGTGTTTCTTCGGACGCGCCTGTTTGAGCCGCTGGGTATGAACGATACCTACTTTTACCTGCCTGCCAGCAAACACAGCCGTTTAACGACGCTGTACACCGAAGATACCACCCGAACACTCCGGCGGCAACCCGCGCAGGGCGGCCTTTCCCCCGATTTTCCGAAACAAAGCGGCTCGTATTTTTCGGGCGGGGCAGGGCTGTCGTCAACGTTGCTGGATTACGCCGTTTTTCTGCAAATGCTGCTAAACGGGGGCGAGTATAATGGCCGACGAATTCTTAGTCCAACCACTGTGCGGCTGATTACGACCAACCAAATCGGCGATTTATATCAGGGCCAAAACAAGTTTGGGCTGGGTTTCGGCCTCACCACCGAACGCGGGTCGGCGCGGTTGCCCGTGTCGGAGGGGAGTTTTGACTGGGGTGGTATCTTTGGCACTACTTACTGGGTCGACCCTAAAGAAGGTATCGTGGCACTGATTTACACCCAGAAATTCCCAAACAGCTACGGCGATCTGTCCGACAAGTTCAAAGTATTAGTGTATCAGGCTATTACCAATCAGAACCAGGATTAG
- a CDS encoding fasciclin domain-containing protein, with the protein MYTIKTIRTGHWLVLAPLLFTVLLLTVASCKKDEDTTEPLQTIDQLISTNSQFTILRAAVARAGLSGTLSGNGPFTVFAPNDAAFAAAGFNAAAINALDPGVVGAILQYHVLAGRTESGAIPTAVNTSVQTSAGSSAFITKTSSGSVSINGARVVQANVPASNGVVHVIDRILIPSLGNIPAMLTTVSTLFPTATFTILNAAVTRAGLGGALTGAGPLTVFAPTDAAFVSAGFPLSTVQGTAPTALANILTYHVVSARGYSPLLTNGQSLTTLQTGTVTMGVSGTGVTVTGRGNGGTASRVILPDVSATNGVVHVVDRVLLP; encoded by the coding sequence ATGTACACAATCAAAACCATTCGGACGGGCCATTGGCTGGTATTGGCTCCGCTGCTTTTCACTGTCTTGCTGCTCACCGTAGCTTCCTGCAAAAAAGACGAAGACACCACAGAGCCGCTACAAACGATAGACCAACTAATTAGTACAAACAGTCAGTTTACCATACTGCGGGCAGCAGTAGCGCGGGCCGGGCTGAGTGGTACGCTATCGGGCAACGGTCCCTTCACCGTATTCGCTCCTAACGATGCCGCCTTTGCTGCGGCTGGCTTCAATGCTGCCGCGATTAATGCCTTAGATCCGGGTGTGGTAGGTGCTATTTTGCAGTACCACGTGCTGGCGGGCAGAACCGAGTCGGGAGCTATTCCAACGGCGGTTAACACGTCGGTGCAAACGTCGGCGGGCAGTAGTGCGTTCATCACCAAAACCAGTTCGGGTTCGGTGTCGATCAATGGTGCGCGGGTGGTGCAGGCCAATGTGCCGGCCAGCAATGGCGTCGTTCACGTAATCGACCGGATTCTGATTCCATCGCTTGGAAACATACCAGCTATGCTCACAACAGTCTCGACGTTGTTCCCAACGGCTACGTTTACCATTCTGAATGCCGCCGTTACGCGGGCTGGCTTAGGTGGTGCGCTGACAGGTGCGGGGCCATTAACGGTCTTTGCTCCGACCGATGCTGCGTTCGTATCGGCTGGTTTCCCTTTGTCGACAGTTCAGGGGACTGCGCCAACCGCGCTGGCTAATATCCTGACCTATCACGTTGTTAGCGCACGCGGGTATTCACCGCTACTGACAAACGGACAGTCGCTAACGACCTTACAGACGGGTACTGTAACGATGGGCGTTAGCGGTACGGGCGTAACCGTAACGGGCCGGGGCAACGGCGGCACGGCGTCGCGGGTGATTCTGCCCGACGTATCGGCTACAAACGGTGTTGTTCACGTAGTCGACCGGGTGTTGTTGCCCTGA
- a CDS encoding nuclear transport factor 2 family protein: MKTFLSFFLCLLAQFVWAQSADKQAVLDVEKARFAAQVSKNAEVMNRLLADDLVYTHSNGKTEGKQTYIQDIVEGKSNYVALDPLEQHVRLYGNTAVVNGICAVKMNNDNKPTEFKLRYTDVYVKKNGQWQLVSWQSLRII; this comes from the coding sequence ATGAAAACTTTCCTCTCCTTTTTTCTATGCTTACTGGCTCAATTCGTTTGGGCGCAATCGGCAGACAAACAGGCTGTTCTGGACGTTGAAAAAGCCCGCTTTGCTGCACAGGTCAGCAAAAACGCTGAGGTAATGAATCGGCTGCTGGCCGATGATCTGGTGTATACCCATTCCAACGGGAAAACAGAAGGCAAACAGACGTATATTCAGGACATCGTGGAGGGTAAATCGAACTACGTTGCCCTTGATCCGCTGGAGCAGCATGTGCGATTGTATGGCAATACCGCGGTTGTGAACGGCATCTGCGCCGTGAAAATGAACAACGACAACAAGCCAACCGAATTCAAGCTCCGCTATACCGACGTGTACGTGAAGAAAAACGGACAATGGCAGTTGGTAAGCTGGCAGTCGTTGAGAATTATCTGA